The Miscanthus floridulus cultivar M001 chromosome 7, ASM1932011v1, whole genome shotgun sequence genome includes a region encoding these proteins:
- the LOC136466879 gene encoding uncharacterized protein: MASTGRTRDVQCHRCKGYGHVMCDCPSKHVMVVKDDGEYSSASDFDEDTLALLAADHVGSEEQPEEQIGAEDANHYESLIVQRVLSAQMEKAEQNQRHTLFQTKCVIKERSCRLIIDGGSCNNLASSDMVEKLALTTKLHPHPYHIRWLNNSGKVKVTRLVRIHFAIGSYHDVVECDVVPMEACHILL, encoded by the coding sequence ATGGCATCTACAGGTAGAACAAGAGACGTTCAGTGTcaccggtgcaagggatatggacatGTGATGTGTGACTGTCCAAGCAAGCATGTTATGgtcgtcaaagatgatggtgagtattcctctgctagtgattttgatgaagatacacttgctttgcttgctgctgacCATGTAGGAAGTGAGGAACAACCAGAAGAACAAATTGGTGCAGAGGATGCAAATCATTATGAGAGCCTCATTGTGCAACGTGTGCTtagcgcacaaatggagaaggcagagcaaaatCAACGGCATACactattccaaacaaagtgtgtcattaaagagcgttcgtgccgtttgataattgatggaggtagctgcaacaacttagctagcagcgatatggtagagaagcttgcacttacaaccaaactacacccacatccatatcacattcgatggctcaacaatagtggtaaggttaaggtaacgagattggtacgaattcattttgctattggatcatatcatgatgttgttgagtgtgatgttgtgcctatggaagcttgtcatattctgcta